The following DNA comes from Hordeum vulgare subsp. vulgare chromosome 3H, MorexV3_pseudomolecules_assembly, whole genome shotgun sequence.
GGAGGTTTACACACCGGAGAGAGTGATGCGTCAATTTGGTCTCCATCAGGAATGCCCACCACCATTTCGGGACACCAGCGTGGAACTCCATTGGTACGTCCAAAGATACTTCTGTTGGTGGTGCATGATTGTTTTCGATTCGAGGAAGTTGGAAATTATGTACCAGTAGCCACCCATAAGGTTTTCTGATGATTTTGCAGGTGTTGCCGTGGAAAGGTCCGTAGTGATTGGGCAGATAAGCACAAGTCTTTTGTGGATATGTGGGAAGTAAAGGAGCAGCATGTTATCATGGAAGAACGGCCATACGATCATGCCAACTACATGGATTATTTGCGGTGGTACAGACGGTCGACACGTATCCGCCTCTGCACACCGAGGGTGAGTAATGGCCACCAGGATGGGGCATCCGTGCGAAGTGCAACAGCTGACGATGAAGATTCTTTGCGTGCTTCAAAGCTTCGGTACacccctagagctcatttgatccACTCAGTGGTACGATATTCTACTTGTAAGATGTGTTTTTTTTTCTCATGACGCTCACGCTATTATCAAGCGCAGAGATTCAGATCATATTCTTCTGCATACATATGAATATTTCTGACACCTCCTTGTTTCATCCCAGACCGACAAGCTCACTATTCTGGCGAAGGAGGCAGTTTCACAGAAGGGCTGCTCCAGAGGCGAATGTAACGCTTTCATTGAGCGAGTCACTAGAACATGCGTAGAACTTGTTGGGGAACTTGGCGGGTCATCACTTTGCGACATTGCTGCTGCGGTTCCGGATTCAACAACTATTGCAGCTGAACGGGGGTCTGACGGCCAGAGGGACACAGAGGATGAGCTAAATAACTCCATGGTGCCTGATCAGGAGAATGAGTCGGGCCCTGTTCCTGAGAAGCGAACTCGGTTCCAGGTTGATCATACACAAGTGGACAGCACAGTCCATTCAAGGTCACCAAGCAAGAGGAAGAGGGGCGGACCAGCTCGAAGATGAAACCTGCTTGGTGAGTGATTTAGAATTACAGTTCTCCCGCTCTTGTTGGACAGCTTCCTTTTGTTTCATCATGTTTTCTCCAGTCCGCCTCTGCTGTAGTTGAACCATCGCGCAAATGATTCTTGGACCATTATTTCTCTGCTTACTGCTTTTGTTTAAAAATTACAGGATTTTGTTTGTTTCAGTCATATGTGTCCGTGGCCTGAAGAAAGGGTGGGATGGTTAGTGAATCCAGAAGTTCATGCCTCTGACAAGTTTAACATCGGCTGCTACAGAAGGGATGGAGATTGCAAATCTGAAGTCAGAGGAGTATGGTTATCATTTTGCTAGTttttcttgtagatggccgtagTATGGATGCCTGCTGCTCGGATCTTTCCTTTTTCCTTGCTATGGCATAGCCATATGGTAAACTGCTCATTCACCCATTCCTCGGACTGAAACTTGAAGCGAACTCATTCTACCTGACTGCTGATTACTCCAAGACTTTGTTGTCCTTGATTCCCCCGGGAGCACATTTTACAGAGAGCGACAGAGCAATCATCTCGGATGGTGTATGAGCTTTCCTCCGCACAGGCTTCCTTGATGGTCCAACACTCCCATGATTCTCCATCAAACGCGATGTGTGATCAGCTTCGCTTCATCCGAGAAACAAATAGATCGGTGGTAATCGGTTCTGGCCTCAGTCAGGTGTTCCCTGTTTTTCTGATGACTGCTCTAGGGAACAAGGCTTCATTGTTGTACTGAATTGTGCATGTTAATACATGGTTGCAATTTGCAAAGCTTCTACTGATATCCAAGTATATTCCCCCCAAACTGGCTGTTCCTCCCCCATTGGCATTGTATTGTATTGTATGATGTGTAGTGTGTCACTGTTCTTGAATTCACATGTGGTTTCTTGTATTCCATCAGTCATTTATCATAGTTTAGTTTGTTCAGAGTTGAACAAGTAATATGTTCTTCGCACTACAGGAAACAATATGATAGGGTTGAATCAAGTAATGATGATGAACTAAGCTGAACTGAACAAAAGTCATGCAGAGATTACGGGTCATAAGCTGacaaaaggtatatatgataggtTCCCTCTGTACTGAAATACTTGTAGCTGGGGAAAATTAGTACAAGTTCCCCAATTACAAGTATTTTGATATAGAGGAAGTATAATTAAATAAAGTACTCATGATGAACTGAACTGAAGAAAAGTCATGCAGAAATTGTGGGTCATACATAAGCTGAACAACCTGAATACAGCTTGAATTTTTACAGGTGAAATGAAAAGATATCAACCTGTGATGTTGCTGAACTGATGGGCACATATGAGTGGCTCGAGCTGTAAAACCCTTCTCTTCAGCTCGGGGGACAACGAGCTCGACCGTCCGTCCCTcgtctcgccgccgccgccacgcgaTGCCCCCGCCCGGCAGCCGCGTCGTCACCTACCTCCGCCGGGCGCGCCTCATCGACTCGCTGCGCCTCCGCCTTCGCTCCCCTTCCTCCCTGCCCCCGCCCCCACCCGACGACCCCGTGGTCGCGCTCCACGGCATCCGGGCCGCGCCCACCCCGGCGGCGGCGCTCTCCTTCTTTcgcgccctcccctcgccggccccgCTCCCGCTCTTCCACGCGCTCGCCTCCCGCCTCGCCAACCCCGCGTCGCTCCCCGACCTCCGCTCCCTGCTCGCCTCCTTCCCCCTGTCCCCTCCCCCGCTCGTGCGcctccgcctcctcgccgccgcgggtGACCACCCTGCCGCCCTCGCCGCCTTCGCCTCCATCCCGACCACCCCGCACCGCCCCGCCGAGGCGCACAGCCTCGTCATCAGCCTCCATGCCGGCGCCGGGGACCACGCCGCCGCCGTGGACGCGTTCGGCGCCATGGTCCGCGAGGGCGCGCTCCCCAACGCGCGCACCTACACCGTCGTCGTCTCCCACCTCGCCGGCGCGGGGTTCGTCGACCAGGCGCTTGAGGTGTTCCGGCTCTTGCCGTCGCTGCGAATTCGCAGGACCACCCGGCAGTACAACGTGCTTGCCGAGGCGCTCGCGGAGGCCGGGAGGTTCGACCAGCTCCGGTGGCTGGTCCGCGAGATGGCGGCCGTCGACGGCGTCATGCCCGGGCCGCAGACGCGGGCTGCCATCGCCGCCATGAGGGAAGCCGGCCACACGGAGGGCACCGAGGACTTTGTCGAGGAGCTTTCGCCGGACGCGAGGATTCCGTACGCCGTGGGCGACGCGGACGGCGAGGGAGacagcgaggaggaagaggatggtGGCAAGGACACGCCCAGAGGTAAGGAGACGCCGCTCAGGCCATGGCTGGACCCGCGGGAGCTCGCGAGGGCGCTGGAAGGCTGGGACCCCAAGGAGGTGGCGGAGCTGGAGGCCGCCGGGATAGTCTGGACGCCGCGGCTCGTGTGCAAGCTCCTGCGCTCGTTCAGGAAGCCTGAGACGGCGTGGGAGTTCTTCTGCTGGGTGGCGTGCCGCCCCGGCGGCTTCGCGCACGACCGCGACACCGTGGCGAGGATGGCCGCCATCCTCGCCCGCGCCGGCCGCGTCGAGCTGGTGGAGCGCCTGCTGGCCAAGGTGCGGGACGACGGCATCCTCCTACCGTTCGCCACCGTGCGATTAATCCTCGACTTCTACGGGCTGTCCAAGAAGGCCGACGCGGCGGTGAGGGTGTTCCGGGACGCCGACTCCATCTGCGGCCCCGTGTCGCGGCCCAACCTCGCGCTGCTCTGCTCGTCGCTGCTGAGGACGATGGCGAAGTGCCGGCGAGGGCGCGAGGCCACGGAGCTCCTGGAGGAGATGATGGCAACGCGCGGCGTGCTCCCGGACCTGCAGACATTCTCGGGGCTGATAGAGCACCTGGCCGGCGCCGGCGACCTCAAGGGCGTGCACAGGCTGTTCGGAATGGTGCGGCAGTGCGAGCTGCGGCCCGACGGGCACATGTACGCCGTGCTGATCAGGGCCTACTGCAAGCGGGAGCGCGCGGCGCTCGCGCTGAAGCTGTTCGACGAAATGCGCGGCGCCGGGGTCGCGCCGGACGCGCCCACCAAAGCGCTGCTTGTGAAGAGCCTGTGGCGGGAAGGGAAACTCCGGGAGGCGGCGTTGGTCGAGGAGAGGTGC
Coding sequences within:
- the LOC123442830 gene encoding pentatricopeptide repeat-containing protein At5g66631 — its product is MPPPGSRVVTYLRRARLIDSLRLRLRSPSSLPPPPPDDPVVALHGIRAAPTPAAALSFFRALPSPAPLPLFHALASRLANPASLPDLRSLLASFPLSPPPLVRLRLLAAAGDHPAALAAFASIPTTPHRPAEAHSLVISLHAGAGDHAAAVDAFGAMVREGALPNARTYTVVVSHLAGAGFVDQALEVFRLLPSLRIRRTTRQYNVLAEALAEAGRFDQLRWLVREMAAVDGVMPGPQTRAAIAAMREAGHTEGTEDFVEELSPDARIPYAVGDADGEGDSEEEEDGGKDTPRGKETPLRPWLDPRELARALEGWDPKEVAELEAAGIVWTPRLVCKLLRSFRKPETAWEFFCWVACRPGGFAHDRDTVARMAAILARAGRVELVERLLAKVRDDGILLPFATVRLILDFYGLSKKADAAVRVFRDADSICGPVSRPNLALLCSSLLRTMAKCRRGREATELLEEMMATRGVLPDLQTFSGLIEHLAGAGDLKGVHRLFGMVRQCELRPDGHMYAVLIRAYCKRERAALALKLFDEMRGAGVAPDAPTKALLVKSLWREGKLREAALVEERCEEMIAAGGGLPGAASGHVWTASAADLNKVYGIYSGCFRQDDAEHLAANEDTG